A genomic stretch from Falco naumanni isolate bFalNau1 chromosome 8, bFalNau1.pat, whole genome shotgun sequence includes:
- the ABCB6 gene encoding ATP-binding cassette sub-family B member 6, mitochondrial, with product MAVLGGYCEGNSSIAQAWVQQGFQPCFFFTLVPAVLLSVCLLLGALQYACYVRFGRAMEPKYIPRSRLYCSQVLLSLLLALQPFGGLLWQAGGPGRLYGYMLLHACLWALSWGCAIALLQLEHTRVLAHDRTRGHGTVLLLFWALAFAAENLTLVCWRSPLWWWALEDTNQKVQFSFWLLRYICTFMLFILGMKAPGLPRKPYMLLVNEEERDVENSQPLLPDASRTTSTWKDFRRKLRLLVPYMWPRGNHLLQGLVLFCMALMGLERAINVFVPIYYKNIVNELTEGTPWHTLAWTVCIYVGLKFLQGGGAGSTGFVSNLRTFLWVWVQQFTNRQVQVQLFAHLHGLSLRWHLGRRTGEVLRSVDRGTSSINSLLSYIVFSIVPTIADIIIGIVYFTSVFSAWFGLIIFVCMSLYLTLTIFITEWRTKYRRDMNTRDNEAKSRAVDSLLNFETVKYYNAESYEVNRFNDAILKYQVSEWKVSASLGLLNQTQNLVIGLGLLAGSLLCAYFVTENKLHVGDFVLFGTYIIQLYTPLNWFGTYYRMIQNSFVDMENMFELFHEEQEVKDAVNAGDLHLEAGRIEFENVHFSYVDGKEILQDVSFTVMPGQTLALVGPSGSGKSTVIRLLFRFYDVWGGCIRIDGQDISQVKQASLRAHIGVVPQDTVLFNDSIANNIRYGRILATDQEVQEAAQAADIHDRILSFPDGYNTQVGERGLKLSGGEKQRVAIARTILKGPRIILLDEATSALDTETERNIQASLAKVCSHRTTIVVAHRLSTVVGADQILVLKDGRIAERGRHEELLQKGGVYAGMWLQQQVGDEGDSKEHCSEKPSGSKKGP from the exons ATGGCCGTGCTGGGGGGCTACTGTGAGGGCAACAGCTCCATTGCCCAGGCCTGGGTCCAGCAGGgcttccagccctgcttctTCTTCACACTGGTGCCGGCCGTGCTGCTGAGtgtctgcctgctgctgggtgccctGCAGTATGCCTGTTACGTCCGCTTCGGCCGTGCCATGGAGCCCAAGTACATCCCCCGCTCCCGTCTCTACTGCAGCCAggtcctgctgtccctgctcctggccctgcagccctTTGGTGGGCTGCTGTGGCAAGCAGGGGGACCAGGACGGCTCTACGGGTACATGTTGCTGCATGCCTGCCTCTGGGCcctcagctggggctgtgccatcgccctcctgcagctggaacaCACGCGGGTGCTGGCACATGATCGGACTCGGGGCCACGGCACcgtcctcctcctcttctgggCACTGGCCTTCGCTGCTGAGAACCTGACCCTGGTGTGCTGGAGGAGCCCACTGTGGTGGTGGGCGCTGGAGGACACCAACCAgaag GTGCAGTTCAGCTTCTGGCTGCTGCGTTACATCTGCACGTTCATGCTCTTCATCCTGGGCATGAaggccccggggctgccgcgCAAGCCCTACATGCTGCTGGTCAACGAGGAGGAGCGGGATGTGGAGAACAGCCAG ccgctcctgCCCGATGCCAGCAGGACCACCTCTACCTGGAAGGATTTCCGGAGGAAGCTGCGGCTACTGGTGCCATACATGTGGCCGAGGGGCAACCacctgctgcaggggctggtgctGTTCTGCATGGCACTCATGGGGCTGGAGCGGGCCATCAACGTCTTTGTCCCCATCTACTACAAGAACATTG TGAACGAGCTGACGGAGGGTACCCCCTGGCACACCCTGGCCTGGACTGTCTGCATCTATGTGGGGCTGAAGTTCCTGCAGGGTGGAGGTGCTG GCTCCACCGGCTTTGTGAGCAACCTGCGCACCTTCCTGTGGGTGTGGGTGCAGCAGTTCACCAACCGGCAGGTGCAGGTGCAGCTCTTTGCCCATCTGCATGGGCTGTCCCTGCGCTGGCACCTGGGGCGCCGCACTGGTGAGGTCCTGCGCAGCGTGGACCGGGGCACCAGCAGCATCAACAGCCTGCTCAG CTACATCGTCTTCAGCATTGTCCCCACCATTGCGGACATCATTATCGGCATTGTTTATTTCACCTCAGTCTTCAGCGCCTGGTTTGGcctcatcatctttgtgtgTATGAGCCTCTACCTGA CTCTGACCATCTTCATCACCGAGTGGAGGACCAAGTACCGGCGGGACATGAACACACGGGACAACGAGGCCAAGTCCCGGGCTGTGGACTCACTCCTCAATTTTGAGACG GTGAAGTACTACAATGCAGAGAGCTACGAGGTGAACCGCTTTAATGATGCCATCCTTAAGTACCAG GTCTCAGAATGGAAGGTCAGTGCCTCGCTGGGCCTCCTCAACCAGACCCAGAACCTGGTCATCGGCCTGGGGTTGCTGGCGGGGTCCCTGCTCTGCGCTTACTTCGTCACTGAAAACAAGCTGCAT GTGGGGGACTTTGTCCTCTTCGGCACCTACATCATCCAGCTCTACACACCACTGAACTGGTTTGGGACTTACTACAG GATGATCCAGAACTCCTTTGTGGACATGGAGAACATGTTCGAGCTCTTCCACGAGGAGCAGGAG GTGAAGGATGCGGTGAATGCCGGTGACCTGCACTTGGAGGCTGGGCGGATCGAGTTTGAGAACGTGCACTTCAGCTACGTGGATGG GAAGGAAATCCTGCAGGACGTCTCCTTCACTGTGATGCCTGGGCAGACCCTGGCCCTG GTGGGACCTTCAGGCTCAGGGAAGAGCACTGTCATCCGCCTACTCTTCCGCTTTTATGATGTGTGGGGTGGCTGCATCCGCATCGATGGGCAGGACATCTCCCAG GTGAAGCAGGCATCGCTGCGTGCCCACATCGGGGTGGTGCCCCAGGACACGGTGCTCTTCAATGACAGCATCGCCAACAACATCCGCTACGGACGGATCCTGGCCACTGACCAGGAGGTGCAGgaagcagcccaggctgctgacATCCATGACCGcatcctttccttccctgatG GATACAACACCCAGGTGGGGGAGCGGGGCCTGAAGCTGAGTGGCGGGGAGAAGCAGCGCGTTGCCATCGCACGCACCATCCTGAAGGGTCCCCGCATCATCCTGCTGGATGAG gCCACGTCTGCACTCGACACAGAGACTGAGAGGAACATCCAGGCCTCCCTGGCCAAGGTCTGCTCTCACCGCACCACCATCGTTGTTGCACATAG GCTCTCCACCGTGGTGGGTGCAGACCAGATCCTGGTGCTCAAGGATGGACGCATCGCAGAGCGAGGGAG GCatgaagagctgctgcagaagggcGGTGTGTATGCTGGCATGTGGCTGCAGCAACAGGTGGGGGATGAGGGCGACAGCAAGGAGCACTGCAGCGAGAAGCCCTCAGGCAGCAAGAAGGGGCCATGA
- the ATG9A gene encoding LOW QUALITY PROTEIN: autophagy-related protein 9A (The sequence of the model RefSeq protein was modified relative to this genomic sequence to represent the inferred CDS: deleted 1 base in 1 codon), translating to MAHFETQYQRLESSSTESPPGGGDLLVHVPEGAKSPWHHIENLDLFFSRVYNLHQKNGFTCMLIGEIFELMQFIFVVAFTTFLISCVDYDILFANKAVNHSQHPSEPIKVTLPDAFLPPNVCSARIQANSFLICILVIAGVFWIHRLVKFIYNICCYWEIHSFYINALKIPMSTLPYYTWQEVQARIVQIQKEHQICIHKKELTELDIYHRILRFKNYMVAMVNKSLLPIRFRLPLLGDTVFYTRGLKYNFELIFFWGPGSLFENEWSLKAEYKRAGNRLELAEKLSTRILWIGIANFLLCPLILIWQILYAFFSYTEILKREPGSLGARCWSLYGRCYLRHFNELDHELHSRLSKGYKPASKYMNCFISPLLTIVAKNVAFFAGSILAVLIALTIYDEDVLAVEHVLTTVTLLGVGITVCRSFIPDQHLVFCPEQLLRVILAHIHYMPDHWQGNAHRYETRDEFAQLFQYKAVFILEELLSPIITPLILIVCLRPKSLDIVDFFRNFTVEVVGVGDTCSFAQMDVRQHGHPAWMSAGKTEASIYQQAEDGKTELSLMHFAITNPKWQPPRESTAFIGFLKERVHRDSSVALAQQAVLPENALFSSIQSLQSESEPHSLIANVIVGSSVLGFHMGRDGQASRHLSEVASALRSFSPLQSAQQPPSGFQTAGRDGEGAQPRSASAMTASGADARTVSSGSSAWEGQLQSMILSEYASTEMSLHALYMHELHKQHAQLEPERHTWHRRESDESGESAHEELDAQRGAPVPIPRSASYPFSSPRQPAEETATLQTGFQRRYGGITDPGTVHRAPSHFSRLPLGGWAEDGQSARHPEPVPEESSEDELPPQIHKV from the exons ATGGCCCACTTCGAGACGCAGTACCAGCGTCTGGAGAGCTCCTCCACCGAGTcc ccccccggcggcggcgaCCTGCTTGTCCACGTCCCCGAGGGCGCCAAGT CTCCGTGGCATCACATCGAGAACCTGGACCTCTTCTTCTCTCGC GTCTATAACCTGCATCAGAAGAATGGCTTCACTTGCATGCTCATTGGAGAGATCTTTGAGCTCAT GCAGTTCATCTTTGTGGTGGCATTCACCACCTTTCTTATCAGCTGCGTCGATTATGATATCCTGTTTGCCAACAAAGCGGTAAATCACAGCCAGCATCCCAGTGAGCCCATTAAGGTGACTCTGCCAGATGCCTTCCTGCCTCCAAATGTCTGTAGTGCAAG AATCCAAGCAAACAGCTTCCTCATCTGCATCCTGGTGATAGCTGGGGTTTTCTGGATCCACCGACTCGTCAAATTTATCTACAACATATGCTGCTATTGGGAGATTCACTCTTTCTACATCAATGCCCTCAAAATCCCTATG TCCACTCTGCCATACTACACCTGGCAGGAGGTGCAGGCTCGCATCGTGCAGATCCAGAAGGAGCATCAGATCTGCATCCACAAGAAGGAGCTGACAGAGCTGGACATCTACCACCGCATCCTTCGCTTCAAGAACTACATGGTGGCCATGGTGAACAAATCACTGCTACCCATCCGCTTCCGCCTGCCCCTGCTGGGAGACACTGTCTTCTACACGCGTGGGCTCAAGTACAACTTTGAGCTCATCTTCTTTTGGGGGCCTGGCTCCCTCTTTGAAAATGAGTGGAGCCTGAAGGCTGAGTACAAGCGGGCCGGGAACCGCCTGGAGCTGGCTGAGAAGCTCAGCACTCGCATTCTCTGGATTGGCATTGCTAacttcctcctctgccccctcATCCTCATCTGGCAGATCCTCTACGCCTTCTTCAGCTACACGGAGATCTTGAAGCGGGAGCCCGGCAGCCTGGGTGCCCGCTGCTGGTCTCTCTATGGCCGCTGTTACCTCCGTCACTTCAACGAGCTGGACCATGAACTGCACTCACGCCTCAGCAAAGGATACAAGCCAGCTTCCAAGTATATGAACTGCTTTATCTCCCCGCTGCTCACCATCGTGGCCAAGAATGTCGCCTTCTTTGCTGGCTCCATCCTGGCTGTGCTGATTGCTCTCACCATCTATGATGAGGATGTGCTGGCGGTTGAGCATGTCCTGACCACAGTCACCCTCCTCGGGGTGGGCATCACAGTGTGCAG GTCTTTCATCCCTGACCAGCACCTGGTTttctgcccagagcagctgctgcgAGTCATCCTGGCACATATCCACTACATGCCTGACCACTGGCAGGGCAATGCCCACCGCTATGAAACCAGGGACGAGTTTGCCCAGCTCTTCCAGTACAAAGCG GTCTTTATCCTGGAGGAGCTCCTCAGTCCCATCATTACCCCCTTGATCCTCATCGTCTGCCTGCGGCCCAAGTCCTTGGACATTGTTGACTTCTTCCGCAACTTCACTGTGGAGGTGGTGGGCGTGGGCGACACCTGCTCCTTTGCCCAGATGGATGTGCGCCAGCATGGCCACCCGGCG TGGATGTCAGCAGGAAAGACGGAGGCCTCCATTTACCAGCAGGCTGAGGATGGCAAGACGGAACTGTCCCTCATGCACTTTGCCATCACCAACCCCAAATGGCAGCCACCCCGCGAGAGCACGGCCTTCATCGGCTTCCTGAAGGAGCGGGTGCACCGGGACAGCAGCGTGGCACTGGCTCAGCAAGCTGTGCTCCCTGAAAATGCCCTCTTCAGCTCCATCCAGTCCCTACAGTCGGAGTCGGAG CCTCACAGCCTGATTGCCAATGTGATAGTGGGCTCCTCGGTACTGGGCTTTCACATGGGCCGGGATGGACAGGCCTCCCGCCATCTCTCCGAGGTGGCCTCTGCCCTGCGTTCCTTCTCACCACTCCAGtctgcccagcagcctcccagcgGCTTCCAGACAGCAGGAAGGGATGGAGAGGGAGCCCAGCCTCGCAGTGCCAGTGCCATGACAGCCTCCGG TGCCGATGCGAGGACCGTGAGCTCCGGGAGCAGCGCCTGGGAGGGTCAGCTGCAGAGCATGATCCTGTCGGAGTACGCCTCCACCGAGATGAGTCTCCACGCACTCTACATGCATGAG TTGCACAAGCAGCACGCCCAGCTGGAGCCTGAGCGGCACACTTGGCACCGGCGAGAGAGTGATGAGAGTGGGGAGAGCGCCCACGAGGAGCTGGATGCTCAACGAGGtgcccctgtccccatccctcgCTCTGCCAGCTACCCCTTCTCCTCACCACGGCAGCCTGCCGAGGAGACGGCCACGCTGCAGACTGGCTTCCAGCGGCGATACGGTGGGATCACAG ACCCGGGCACAGTACACAGAGCTCCATCACACTTCTCCCGCCTCCCGCTGGGAGGCTGGGCTGAGGATGGGCAGTCGGCCAGACACCCAGAGCCTGTGCCAGAGGAGAGCTCAGAGGACGAGCTTCCACCACAGATCCACAAG GTATAG
- the ANKZF1 gene encoding ankyrin repeat and zinc finger domain-containing protein 1 isoform X1, producing MAAPEVRSVFEAAQDPGLLRGLTLVTAAAADARAAGAAPASHEKPAATSSEEKAHGVPEVPERMCCSTCGQVFGSREEQTEHYRLDWHRFNLKQRLLGRQTLPVEVFEEKSRAGDVSSISGSDSESSDTSSESELLPSASDSPGTPQIPRSQKVLLRNAKGQLISTYRCVLSTGKGGIKEPVDLTALLQSLSASTCWVVLMMGGGHFAGAVFQGPQVQEHKTFHRYTVRARQGTAQGLRDAQTPGSAPRSAGASLRRYNEAALLKNIQDLLAAWAQHLNEAQRIFLRAPRHNRALLFSGRNPPLTRGDPRICHIPFSTRRATLREVLRVHAALASLQVYGKDTPLEDITGFPRKGWQKKQRKAEMDPLQEDKRGPVLSPPSATEEEEEEEEESPAGELEMVEVTLGTLDLREFEVMPKRNRRRRKKRDKKMKKGPCAKETACRGTQCEQPSLELVTELQGEAGAELLPWSNGGDPQTQLRDALFTACKTGDVGTLRHLLGVPESRDLPGNSKDGEGAQPLDMPRALLNQPVDERGCTLLHVAARAGKAEAVCLLLAAGADPALRDGQERTPYCVSADKLTRNTFRKFMVDHPDKYDYSRAKVPGPLTQEMEAKKLEKKRAQKAQRKQREQAQREERQRWEQEQGEKQRFAALSDREKRALAAERRLAAQLQDTSTTLANISRCWQCGESLLGRIPFHYLDFSFCSTACLQTHRRARASHT from the exons ATGGCGGCCCCGGAGGTCAGGTCCGTGTTCGAGGCCGCCCAGGACCCCGGCCTCCTTCGGGGGCTGACCCTCGTCACCGCAGCTGCAGCGGATGCACGGGCCGCCGGGGCGGCTCCAGCGAGCCACG AGAAacctgcagccaccagcagcgAGGAGAAGGCCCACGGGGTCCCTGAGGTGCCAGAGCGGATGTGCTGCTCGACCTGCGGGCAGGTGTTCGGCAGCCGGGAGGAGCAG ACAGAACACTACCGTCTTGACTGGCACCGCTTCAACCTGAAGCAGCGACTCCTGGGGCGCCAGACACTGCCAGTAGAAGTGTTTGAAGAGAAGTCTCGTGCAG GTGATGTTTCCAGCATTTCAGGGTCTGATTCGGAGAGCTCAGATACAAGCAGTGAGTCAGAGTTGCTGCCCTCTGCCAGTGACAGCCCTGGGACTCCCCAGATCCCCCGCTCCCAGAAGGTGCTGCTTCGCAATGCGAAGGGCCAGCTTATCTCCACCTACCGCTGCGTGCTCAGCACTGGGAAG GGTGGCATCAAGGAGCCAGTGGACCTGACAGCATTGCTGCAGAGCCTCAGTGCAAGCACGTGCTGGGTTGTGCTGATGATGGGCGGCGGGCATTTTGCAGGAGCTGTGTTCCAGGG TCCCCAGGTGCAGGAGCACAAGACTTTCCACCGCTACACAGTGCGAGCCCGGCAGGGCACAGCCCAGGGCCTACGGGATGCCCAGACCCCAGGGTCAGCACCCAGGTCAGCCGGAGCCTCCCTGCGGCGTTACAATGAGGCTGCACTGCTCAAG AACATTCAGgacctgctggcagcctgggcaCAGCACCTGAATGAAGCTCAACGCATCTTCCTCCGGGCCCCTCGTCACAACCGTGCGCTGCTTTTCAGTGGCAGGAACCCACCCCTCACCAGGGGTGACCCTCGCATATGCCACATCCCCTTCAGCACCCGCAGGGCCACCCTGCGAGAGGTGCTGCGAGTCCATGCCGCACTGGCCAGCTTGCAGGTGTATG GGAAGGACACTCCACTGGAGGATATCACTGGGTTCCCCCGGAAGGGCTGGCAAAAGAAGCAGCGGAAAGCAGAGATGGATCCCCTGCAGGAGGACAAAAGAG GCCCTGTCTTatcacctccctcagccacagaggaagaggaggaagaggaggaggaaagcccTGCAGGGGAACTGGAAATGGTGGAAGTGACACTGGGGACCTTGGACCTCCGGGAGTTCGAAGTGATGCCCAAGCGAAACCGCcgaaggaggaagaagagggacaagaagatgaagaaag GGCCTTGTGCCAAAGAGACAGCATGCCGTGGTACCCAGTGTGAAcagcccagcctggagctggTGACAGAGCTGCAGGGGGAAGCTGGGGCTGAGCTTCTTCCCTGGAGCAATGGAG GAGACCCTCAGACCCAGCTCCGCGATGCCCTGTTCACCGCCTGCAAAACGGGGGATGTGGGGACCCTGCGGCACCTCCTGGGTGTGCCAGAGAGCAGGGACCTGCCAGGCAACAGCAAGGATGGGGAGGGTGCACAGCCCCTGGATATGCCTCGTGCACTGCTCAACCAGCCCGTGGATGAGCGCGGCTGCACCCTGCTTCATGTGGCAGCACGGGCAGGGAAGGCTGAGGctgtgtgcctgctgctggcagcaggggcgGACCCTGCCCTCAG AGATGGGCAAGAAAGGACCCCTTACTGTGTGTCTGCTGACAAACTGACCCGCAACACCTTCCGCAAGTTCATGGTGGACCATCCAGACAAGTATGACTACAGTCGTGCCAAG GTGCCAGGGCCCCTGACACAGGAGATGGAGGCcaagaagctggagaagaagcGGGCACAGAAAGCCCAGCGCAAGCAGCGGGAGCAGGCACAGCGGGAGGAGCGGCAGCGCTGGGAGCAGGAACAGGGAGAGAAGCAGCGGTTTGCAGCCCTGTCCGACAGAGAGAAG AGGGCACTGGCTGCCGAGCGGAGACTGGCTGCGCAGCTGCAGGACACCAGCACAACTCTTGCCAACATCAG cCGCTGCTGGCAATGTGGAGAATCCCTGCTGGGCCGGATTCCTTTCCATTACCTCGACTTCTCCTTCTGCTCCACGGCTTGCCTGCAAACCCACCGCCGAGCCCGGGCCAGCCACACGTAA
- the ANKZF1 gene encoding ankyrin repeat and zinc finger domain-containing protein 1 isoform X2: protein MAAPEVRSVFEAAQDPGLLRGLTLVTAAAADARAAGAAPASHEKPAATSSEEKAHGVPEVPERMCCSTCGQVFGSREEQTEHYRLDWHRFNLKQRLLGRQTLPVEVFEEKSRAGDVSSISGSDSESSDTSSESELLPSASDSPGTPQIPRSQKVLLRNAKGQLISTYRCVLSTGKGGIKEPVDLTALLQSLSASTCWVVLMMGGGHFAGAVFQGPQVQEHKTFHRYTVRARQGTAQGLRDAQTPGSAPRSAGASLRRYNEAALLKNIQDLLAAWAQHLNEAQRIFLRAPRHNRALLFSGRNPPLTRGDPRICHIPFSTRRATLREVLRVHAALASLQVYGKDTPLEDITGFPRKGWQKKQRKAEMDPLQEDKRATEEEEEEEEESPAGELEMVEVTLGTLDLREFEVMPKRNRRRRKKRDKKMKKGPCAKETACRGTQCEQPSLELVTELQGEAGAELLPWSNGGDPQTQLRDALFTACKTGDVGTLRHLLGVPESRDLPGNSKDGEGAQPLDMPRALLNQPVDERGCTLLHVAARAGKAEAVCLLLAAGADPALRDGQERTPYCVSADKLTRNTFRKFMVDHPDKYDYSRAKVPGPLTQEMEAKKLEKKRAQKAQRKQREQAQREERQRWEQEQGEKQRFAALSDREKRALAAERRLAAQLQDTSTTLANISRCWQCGESLLGRIPFHYLDFSFCSTACLQTHRRARASHT, encoded by the exons ATGGCGGCCCCGGAGGTCAGGTCCGTGTTCGAGGCCGCCCAGGACCCCGGCCTCCTTCGGGGGCTGACCCTCGTCACCGCAGCTGCAGCGGATGCACGGGCCGCCGGGGCGGCTCCAGCGAGCCACG AGAAacctgcagccaccagcagcgAGGAGAAGGCCCACGGGGTCCCTGAGGTGCCAGAGCGGATGTGCTGCTCGACCTGCGGGCAGGTGTTCGGCAGCCGGGAGGAGCAG ACAGAACACTACCGTCTTGACTGGCACCGCTTCAACCTGAAGCAGCGACTCCTGGGGCGCCAGACACTGCCAGTAGAAGTGTTTGAAGAGAAGTCTCGTGCAG GTGATGTTTCCAGCATTTCAGGGTCTGATTCGGAGAGCTCAGATACAAGCAGTGAGTCAGAGTTGCTGCCCTCTGCCAGTGACAGCCCTGGGACTCCCCAGATCCCCCGCTCCCAGAAGGTGCTGCTTCGCAATGCGAAGGGCCAGCTTATCTCCACCTACCGCTGCGTGCTCAGCACTGGGAAG GGTGGCATCAAGGAGCCAGTGGACCTGACAGCATTGCTGCAGAGCCTCAGTGCAAGCACGTGCTGGGTTGTGCTGATGATGGGCGGCGGGCATTTTGCAGGAGCTGTGTTCCAGGG TCCCCAGGTGCAGGAGCACAAGACTTTCCACCGCTACACAGTGCGAGCCCGGCAGGGCACAGCCCAGGGCCTACGGGATGCCCAGACCCCAGGGTCAGCACCCAGGTCAGCCGGAGCCTCCCTGCGGCGTTACAATGAGGCTGCACTGCTCAAG AACATTCAGgacctgctggcagcctgggcaCAGCACCTGAATGAAGCTCAACGCATCTTCCTCCGGGCCCCTCGTCACAACCGTGCGCTGCTTTTCAGTGGCAGGAACCCACCCCTCACCAGGGGTGACCCTCGCATATGCCACATCCCCTTCAGCACCCGCAGGGCCACCCTGCGAGAGGTGCTGCGAGTCCATGCCGCACTGGCCAGCTTGCAGGTGTATG GGAAGGACACTCCACTGGAGGATATCACTGGGTTCCCCCGGAAGGGCTGGCAAAAGAAGCAGCGGAAAGCAGAGATGGATCCCCTGCAGGAGGACAAAAGAG ccacagaggaagaggaggaagaggaggaggaaagcccTGCAGGGGAACTGGAAATGGTGGAAGTGACACTGGGGACCTTGGACCTCCGGGAGTTCGAAGTGATGCCCAAGCGAAACCGCcgaaggaggaagaagagggacaagaagatgaagaaag GGCCTTGTGCCAAAGAGACAGCATGCCGTGGTACCCAGTGTGAAcagcccagcctggagctggTGACAGAGCTGCAGGGGGAAGCTGGGGCTGAGCTTCTTCCCTGGAGCAATGGAG GAGACCCTCAGACCCAGCTCCGCGATGCCCTGTTCACCGCCTGCAAAACGGGGGATGTGGGGACCCTGCGGCACCTCCTGGGTGTGCCAGAGAGCAGGGACCTGCCAGGCAACAGCAAGGATGGGGAGGGTGCACAGCCCCTGGATATGCCTCGTGCACTGCTCAACCAGCCCGTGGATGAGCGCGGCTGCACCCTGCTTCATGTGGCAGCACGGGCAGGGAAGGCTGAGGctgtgtgcctgctgctggcagcaggggcgGACCCTGCCCTCAG AGATGGGCAAGAAAGGACCCCTTACTGTGTGTCTGCTGACAAACTGACCCGCAACACCTTCCGCAAGTTCATGGTGGACCATCCAGACAAGTATGACTACAGTCGTGCCAAG GTGCCAGGGCCCCTGACACAGGAGATGGAGGCcaagaagctggagaagaagcGGGCACAGAAAGCCCAGCGCAAGCAGCGGGAGCAGGCACAGCGGGAGGAGCGGCAGCGCTGGGAGCAGGAACAGGGAGAGAAGCAGCGGTTTGCAGCCCTGTCCGACAGAGAGAAG AGGGCACTGGCTGCCGAGCGGAGACTGGCTGCGCAGCTGCAGGACACCAGCACAACTCTTGCCAACATCAG cCGCTGCTGGCAATGTGGAGAATCCCTGCTGGGCCGGATTCCTTTCCATTACCTCGACTTCTCCTTCTGCTCCACGGCTTGCCTGCAAACCCACCGCCGAGCCCGGGCCAGCCACACGTAA